Genomic segment of Deinococcus seoulensis:
GGAACTCCGTTGGCCCGATGGGGTGGACTGCCCGCACTGCCACGCGCCGCATGTGGTTCAGCAGGGCCGGGACGACACCCAGAGATTCAGACAGCGATATCGCTGTCTGAATTGCCAGCGGAAGTTCGATGATCTGACGGGCACCGTCTTCGCTGGTCACCACCAGCCCCTGCGGCAGTGGGTGGCGTGCTTGTATCTGATGGGTCTGAATCTGAGTAACCGCCAGATCGCCCACGAACTCGGCCTGAACGAAGATGATGCCCAGGACATGACCCGCAATCTCCGGCAGGGCGTGGTGGACGCGTCCACCACGCCCACACTCGCAGGCACGGTCGAGATCGACGAGGTGTATCTCATCGCTGGTCATAAGGGCCAGAGTGATCTGGTGAAAAAAAACATCGTCCTGGACGTAGACGGCGACTGAAGGGCAAGCGAGGACGCGGCACCGCCGCGTCCGACAAACCGCCGGTCTTGGGGATGATCGAGCGGGGTGGACAACTCGCGCTCTACCTCTGTGACAACGTTCAGCAGCGGACCATACAGCCCCATATCCTGGACACCATTCAGGCAGGCAGTGTCGTCAACACCGATGAATACTCGATCTACGCCCGGGTGCCCGCCTGGGGCTACA
This window contains:
- a CDS encoding transposase, with the protein product MLSLIQLLDDEKCFKVVRELRWPDGVDCPHCHAPHVVQQGRDDTQRFRQRYRCLNCQRKFDDLTGTVFAGHHQPLRQWVACLYLMGLNLSNRQIAHELGLNEDDAQDMTRNLRQGVVDASTTPTLAGTVEIDEVYLIAGHKGQSDLVKKNIVLDVDGD